One part of the Eucalyptus grandis isolate ANBG69807.140 chromosome 10, ASM1654582v1, whole genome shotgun sequence genome encodes these proteins:
- the LOC104422873 gene encoding subtilisin-like serine-protease S — protein MASLRLNSGESCLLFLFLSAFAAEISTCLGSKVYVVYMGSARNEEPDESVWRDHQMLASVHSGRMEEAQASHLYSYRHGFRGFAAKITDQQASEIAKMPGVVSVFPNTKRKLHTTHSWDFMGLVGEETMEIPGYSTKNQVNVIVGFIDTGIWPESPSFSDEGMPPVPAKWKGQCQSGEAFNVSSCNKKLIGARFYVSGYEAEEDMTSKVTFKSPRDSSGHGSHTASTAVGRYVQNMNYNGLAAGGARGGAPMARVAVYKTCWDSGCYDVDLLAAFDDAIKDGVNILSLSLGPDAPQGDYFNDAISLGSFHATSHGILVVASAGNDGNVASATNLAPWMITVAASSTDRDIISDIMLQNGANFTGASLSVLEMNTSARIIPASEAYAGYFTPYQSSFCLESSLSRAKAKGKILVCQHSGSYTESKMEKSVVVKEAGGVGMILIDNADKDVAIPFVIPSAIVGKGTGRKILSYINNTRKPMSRIFSAKTVWGDHPAPRIAAFSSKGPNYITPEILKPDIAAPGLNILAAWSPAVAKMQFNILSGTSMSCPHVAGIATLIKAVHPTWSPSAIKSAIMTTATMLDKKRKPITVDPNGRRGSPFDFGSGFVSPTRVLSPGLVYDAQPDDYKAFLCSIGYDDKKLRLLTRDNSTCDPRPASATELNYPSIVVPRLKDEISVTRTVTNVGEPRSAYVAMVSHPRGINVTVVPRRLVFERYGQKISFTVKFKVAAPTEGYRFGFLAWRNKKLLVTSPLVVRRVSSPSDMGLI, from the exons ATGGCTTCCCTGAGATTGAACAGCGGGGAAAGTTGTctcctttttctgtttctctctGCTTTTGCGGCGGAGATCAGCACTTGCCTCGGTTCCAAG GTGTATGTGGTGTACATGGGAAGCGCGAGAAATGAAGAGCCGGACGAGTCCGTGTGGCGAGACCACCAGATGCTTGCTTCTGTGCACAGTGGAAG AATGGAGGAAGCACAGGCATCGCATCTGTATAGCTACAGGCATGGTTTCAGAGGCTTTGCGGCGAAGATAACCGATCAGCAAGCTTCTGAAATTGCTA AGATGCCAGGAGTGGTCTCTGTGTTCCCAAATACCAAAAGGAAGCTACACACTACGCATTCCTGGGATTTCATGGGTCTTGTGGGGGAAGAAACCATGGAAATTCCTGGGTACTCTACCAAGAACCAAGTGAATGTCATCGTTGGTTTTATCGATACAG GAATATGGCCTGAATCGCCAAGCTTCAGCGACGAGGGAATGCCTCCAGTCCCAGCTAAATGGAAGGGGCAATGCCAGTCTGGAGAAGCATTCAACGTTTCATCCTGCAACAA GAAACTGATTGGAGCAAGATTCTACGTAAGTGGCTATGAAGCTGAAGAGGACATGACCAGCAAAGTTACATTCAAGTCTCCCAGAGATAGCTCTGGCCATGGGAGTCACACAGCCTCTACTGCAGTTGGCCGCTATGTTCAGAACATGAACTACAATGGCTTGGCAGCAGGTGGAGCCAGAGGCGGTGCACCAATGGCTAGGGTTGCTGTGTACAAGACGTGCTGGGATTCTGGTTGCTACGATGTGGACCTACTAGCTGCTTTTGATGACGCTATTAAGGATGGTGTGAACATATTGTCTCTGTCACTTGGTCCCGATGCTCCTCAGGGCGATTATTTCAATGATGCCATCTCTCTCGGGTCGTTCCATGCAACCAGTCATGGAATTTTGGTGGTTGCCTCTGCTGGAAATGACGGGAATGTGGCTTCGGCAACAAATCTCGCACCATGGATGATCACTGTTGCAGCAAGCTCGACAGATAGAGATATCATATCTGATATCATGCTGCAAAATGGTGCAAATTTTACG GGTGCGAGTCTGTCAGTCCTTGAAATGAACACTTCCGCAAGAATCATACCTGCCTCCGAAGCCTATGCTGGATACTTTACTCCTTATCAATCCAG CTTCTGTTTAGAGAGTTCCTTGAGCCGTGCTAAGGCCAAAGGGAAGATTCTGGTGTGTCAGCATTCGGGAAGCTACACCGAGTCGAAGATGGAAAAAAGTGTGGTTGTAAAAGAAGCAGGTGGGGTTGGAATGATACTGATTGACAATGCCGATAAAGATGTTGCTATACCATTTGTGATTCCTTCGGCCATTGTTGGAAAGGGAACCGGGAGGAAGATCCTCTCGTATATAAATAACACGAG AAAACCGATGTCCAGGATCTTCTCAGCAAAAACGGTGTGGGGAGATCACCCTGCTCCCCGGATTGCTGCATTCTCTTCAAAGGGTCCTAACTACATAACTCCTGAAATCCTAAAA CCCGACATCGCAGCTCCTGGACTAAATATCCTTGCAGCCTGGTCACCTGCGGTTGCAAAAATGCAGTTCAACATTCTATCGGGAACTTCTATGTCTTGTCCTCATGTTGCTGGCATCGCAACCTTGATAAAGGCAGTTCATCCAACCTGGTCGCCTTCAGCTATCAAATCCGCAATCATGACAACAG CTACTATGCTTGATAAGAAGCGAAAGCCCATCACGGTGGACCCTAATGGCCGGAGGGGCAGTCCGTTTGATTTCGGGTCTGGTTTCGTGAGCCCAACTCGTGTCCTCAGTCCCGGGCTCGTTTACGATGCGCAGCCTGACGATTACAAGGCCTTCCTGTGCTCGATTGGTTACGACGACAAAAAGCTGCGCCTGCTTACAAGAGACAACAGCACATGTGATCCCAGACCCGCATCAGCGACCGAACTGAACTATCCATCCATCGTGGTGCCTCGCCTCAAAGACGAGATCTCGGTAACTCGGACCGTGACCAACGTTGGGGAGCCGAGAAGTGCTTATGTAGCCATGGTTTCGCATCCTAGAGGAATTAACGTCACGGTGGTGCCGAGGCGGTTGGTTTTCGAGAGATATGGACAGAAGATCAGCTTCACCGTGAAGTTCAAGGTGGCTGCGCCGACGGAGGGATACAGGTTCGGCTTCTTGGCCTGGAGGAACAAGAAGTTGTTGGTGACGAGCCCTTTAGTTGTCCGCCGCGTGTCCTCGCCTTCCGACATGGGGTTAATATGA
- the LOC104422874 gene encoding uncharacterized protein LOC104422874: protein MQDSRMLFAEEVSDVKPRKKKAPSRRATVLPSQGNGVHGVQQLKGAPSAKNGQRTSKRNLKNDVSTLLPQQERSNSDSLPDSSTSGDEYRALRRRYLLLEEESFSLGNELREVEKEVKVLEEEKFALLDKLVVLEGLIDPSELHV from the coding sequence ATGCAAGATTCAAGAATGTTATTTGCTGAGGAAGTTTCAGATGTGaagccgaggaagaagaaagctcCTTCAAGAAGGGCAACTGTGCTTCCATCGCAAGGTAATGGTGTTCATGGGGTTCAACAGCTGAAGGGTGCTCCATCAGCGAAGAATGGACAGAGGACCTCCAAAAGAAACCTGAAGAATGATGTCTCCACATTGCTTCCTCAGCAAGAGAGATCAAATTCAGATTCATTGCCAGACTCTTCTACATCCGGGGATGAGTATCGAGCACTGAGAAGGAGATATTTGCTTCTAGAGGAAGAAAGCTTTTCCTTGGGGAACGAGTTGAGGGAGGTTGAGAAAGAAGTTAAGGTGCTTGAAGAGGAAAAATTTGCACTGCTGGATAAACTTGTGGTGCTAGAAGGCTTGATCGATCCCTCAGAGTTGCATGTGTAG